Genomic window (Leptospira koniambonensis):
ATATGATAATCTCCTAACGATTTAAAATAAAAATATTCTTCTTTGGAAGTTCCTAGATAAATAGCTCCAGATAGATAGAAACAGACTCGATCTTTTGTCAGTTCATCTAATTCTAATTCTATAATTTCTAGTCGTTCGAGCCATAGATTTCTGATGCCGTCGATTACTTGTGTAATTTGTATGTAACTCAAATTGTCATTTTTTATAATTTCCTCATTATGTTTAAGATAGTGGTAATATTCTATTTGTGATTTTTGAATATTGAAGATTAGTTCGTCCGCCATGTTGATTATTCTAAAAACTTAGTTATGTTTTCGGGAACTGCAAAATTGCCTTTGATGAAAAGGAGGATTTTTCTTGTTAATAAGAGAATGTCCGATTTTACATCTGGTAAGTTTTGATCGAAGTTAATATCGGGGATGACGTGGAAACGGTGAGCGGGATTATCGCATATTATCATTGAGCTTTCTCTGATTGCACCCCAGAGTCCATGAGAGAAATTGGAATCATAATCGTAGAGCAGATCGTACAAATATTTCTCTCCCACTTCAATACTTTTTTCCCTAATCCCAAGTTTATCAAAGTATTTTAGATCGATATCTATGAATTCTTCCCATTTAATTTCGTTTACTAAGGCCTCAGCGATCGGTGGCAAAAAGTGAGATGATTCTGGGGGGTGAGTTTCGCGAGCTTTTAATAAAATTAGTTTATATTTGCTAATCCCGTATAACTTATAGTCAGTCCATATCGTTGGAATTACGCTTTCCTTCAGGGATAAGTATTTTAGCATTATATATATTTCTAAAATTGTTCTTGTTGCTTGTCTTCCTAATATGCAGTCGCCTAGGGATTTTGAAGCGACTTCGTTTAGTATCTTTAATACATAGGTCGCAGATCCCATTATGATTTCAAATTTTGTATTTTCCAATAAACTTTCTTTATTCAAATGAAGGATGTATTCTATCATTTTTTTTGCATTATTTATGAACGACTCGTAATCTTCCGTATCGAATTTATGAACGAGACTCATTGGGTTGCATCTTGTAATCATGCCAATCTTTCGCCAGAATTTTTCACTAAATATGTTGTTGCTGGCCATCATGGAAGTAGTTCCTTCGAGGCTTC
Coding sequences:
- a CDS encoding DUF5677 domain-containing protein, coding for MNDKRNSSKLSEHRLHKKQGVIKTPFNDSLGNTITLTSWTDNRLPEYLWLGIILIHFDREIGLNKLLKIVSEIAKATKQLQLPKLSEILSLPTEEQKEIYKIIRLHVGPELLAPLTILLSREDYPIFNEYFYVTELTYEHRLQVILHAIEEFSPHQSNEATDLRFLTIMFLVSQNKINISYDSEILTKAILEYPLLSHEEEIMRSYRPAIRSLEGTTSMMASNNIFSEKFWRKIGMITRCNPMSLVHKFDTEDYESFINNAKKMIEYILHLNKESLLENTKFEIIMGSATYVLKILNEVASKSLGDCILGRQATRTILEIYIMLKYLSLKESVIPTIWTDYKLYGISKYKLILLKARETHPPESSHFLPPIAEALVNEIKWEEFIDIDLKYFDKLGIREKSIEVGEKYLYDLLYDYDSNFSHGLWGAIRESSMIICDNPAHRFHVIPDINFDQNLPDVKSDILLLTRKILLFIKGNFAVPENITKFLE